One stretch of Prunus persica cultivar Lovell chromosome G1, Prunus_persica_NCBIv2, whole genome shotgun sequence DNA includes these proteins:
- the LOC18789012 gene encoding mannan endo-1,4-beta-mannosidase 7 — MKRWGVVFFVLLLIQSPGILKPVEAEDGFVKTRGLQLVLNGVPYYAHGFNAYWLMYVATDPSQRDKILSAFQEATKHGLSIARTWAFSDGGYRPLQSSPGSYNEQTFQGLDFAISEAKKHGIKLILSLVNNYENFGGRKQYVDWARSQGQSITSEDDFYTNSVVKDFYRNHIKTVLTRTNSLTGVAYKDEPTIMAWELMNEPRCTSDPSGKTIQAWITEMASYLKSIDGNHLLEVGLEGFYGASKQQTNPNYFQVGTDFIANNQIPGIDFATVHSYPDQWLSGSSYEDQVAFLNNWVNDHIQDAQKILKKPILFAEFGRSLKESGYTTNQRDRIFTTVYSAIYSSARGGGAAVGGLFWQLLAEGMDSFQDGYGVVLSESSSTVSLISEESQRLIKIRKMYARLRNIEKWKRAREIRRAQRWSGNKLNDTGN; from the exons atgaagcgttGGGGTgtggttttctttgttcttctgCTTATCCAAAGTCCGGGAATTTTGAAACCAGTAGAAGCAGAAGATGGGTTTGTGAAAACCAGAGGACTGCAACTTGTCTTGAATGGAGTCCCTTACTATGCGCATGGGTTCAATGCCTACTGGTTGATGTACGTGGCCACTGACCCATCCCAGAGAGACAAAATTTTATCTGCCTTTCAAGAGGCTACAAAACACGGCCTCTCCATAGCAAGAACTTGGGCTTTCAGCGATGGCGGTTACAGGCCTTTACAGTCTTCTCCCGGCTCCTACAATGAGCAAACTTTCCAG ggtttggattttgcgATATCTGAGGCGAAGAAGCATGGGATTAAGCTGATACTAAGTTTGGTGAATAACTATGAGAACTTTGGAGGCAGAAAACAGTATGTGGACTGGGCTAGAAGCCAAGGGCAGTCTATAACATCGGAGGACGATTTCTATACCAATTCTGTAGTGAAGGATTTTTACAGAAATCATATCAAG ACTGTACTTACGAGGACAAACAGTCTGACTGGAGTTGCTTACAAAGATGAACCAACCATAATGGCTTGGGAGCTGATGAATGAGCCAAGATGCACTTCAGACCCATCAGGAAAAACCATTCAG GCGTGGATAACCGAGATGGCATCTTACTTGAAATCTATAGATGGAAATCACTTGCTAGAAGTTGGTCTTGAAGGGTTTTATGGAGCATCAAAGCAGCAAACTAATCCAAATTACTTTCAAGTGGGAACAGATTTTATTGCAAATAATCAGATCCCCGGCATTGACTTTGCTACTGTTCACTCATATCCTGACCAATG GTTATCTGGGTCAAGTTATGAAGACCAAGTCGCTTTCTTGAACAATTGGGTGAATGATCATATCCAAGATGCACAAAAAATACTCAAGAAGCCAATCCTCTTTGCTGAGTTTGGAAGGTCTTTGAAAGAGTCAGGTTACACCACAAACCAACGGGACCGAATTTTCACCACAGTCTACTCGGCCATCTACTCGTCAGCTAGGGGTGGAGGTGCAGCTGTTGGTGGCTTATTCTGGCAGCTTCTGGCTGAAGGAATGGATTCTTTCCAAGACGGGTACGGCGTTGTGTTGAGTGAGAGCTCCTCAACAGTTAGTTTGATTTCTGAGGAGTCACAGAGGCTTATTAAGATTCGGAAGATGTATGCCAGGCTGAGAAACATTGAGAAGTGGAAGCGAGCAAGGGAGATTAGAAGGGCTCAACGGTGGTCTGGGAACAAGCTCAATGATACAGGAAACtga